The following is a genomic window from Crossiella equi.
TGGGCCCGACCCGCCACATCACCAAACCGGTGCTGCGCCAACACGAAACCGCCATCCGCCAGGTGGAAGCGCTGGGCCACAAGGCCTCCGACGTCCGCCACATCCTGCTGACCCACCTGGACTTCGACCACGCGGGCGGCCTGGCGGACTTCCCGGACGCGGAAATCCACACCACGGCAACGGAATGGCAGGCGGCGAGCAACCCGCGTACGGCGGCCGAACGAAGCCGCTACCACCAGTCCCACTGGTCCCACACCACCAACATCACCACCCACACCCCCACCGGCGAACCCTGGTTCGGCTTCCCGGCGGCCAAACCCCTGGACCACCTGGCCCCGGGCCTGGTGATGATCCCGCTCCCGGGACACACCCGGGGCCACACGGGCTACGCGATCAACCAGGACGACACCTGGCTCTTCCACACCGGTGACGCCTTCTACGACCACCGAGCCCTCACCCGCACCACCTGGCAGGGCCGCCTCTCCCGCACCGTGGAGAACCTGCTGGCCGCGGACCGCACCCTCATGCGGGCCAACCGCGCCCGGCTGGCCGAGCTCCGGGACAACCCGGCCATCCGCATGTTCAGCGCCCACGACCCGCTGATGCTGACCAACGCCAGGGGAGCCGCTGCCAGCTCATAGGTCCACCGGGGCAGTGCCGGTTCAGGACCCTCGTGGATGATTCGAACCGGTGGTCAGATCGGCTCCGCTGGCGGAGCCGCGCTGGAGGGGGTTCTGGATGGGGCCAGCTGAGAAGATCAAGCCTTTCCTGCGAGGAAAGGATCGCTCGGTCGTCGATCTCTTCGTCGCCTCGTGCGTCGAGCGGAGGGTTCAGTTCTTCACCGCGTTCCACGCCGATGACGTGACTCGCTCATCGGATGTGGATTTCGTGATCGCGCTGCTCGACGACCTGTGGAACCTCGACATTCCACAGGTGGTGTTCGCGAACAACGCTCGAAGGATCGCCGGGTTCCCGGAATTCGACGACCGCGATCCGGATGACGTGCTGGTCGACCGCGCCGAGGTGCACGGCTTCTACGCGTTGCTGGCCCTGCGCTATGCCGCCGAGTACCGCGCTGGAGGCGGTATCGGGTCAGTGCTGGACTGTGCCCACGTATGCCTGACGTCGGCTTACCAGCTGGATCAACCTCCTCTGGAGGGGCTCTACTACGACATCGAGCTGAGAGAGGAACAGGACTGCCTCCAGCGCCCGTGGACGCGCGGTGCCATCGGCACTGCGGCTCTGCTGGAATTCCGGGAGGACTGCGCCAGGCTCGGCAAGAAGTTCCTGGATTCGGTTCTCGAGCGTTAGCGGCAGGTCGGTCGGGGCCGCTGTCGTGGCCGTCGCCGCGCGTGGCGCACAATCACCCCGGCAGTCAGCAGCGAGGACGGAGCACAGGTGCGTCGGGTGATCGAGATCGTGGGCATCGGGGCGGGTGACCCCGGGCACGTCACGGTGGAGGCCGTCGAGGCGCTGCGGCGCATGGACGTCGTCTTCTTCCTCGACAAGGCGGGCCAGGCGCGCGAGCTGTCCGACCTCCGCCAGCTCATCCTCGACACCCACGTCCCCGGCGGCGGCTACCGGGTGGTCCGCGCCGAGGACCCGCAGCGCGACCGCGCCACGCCCGCCTACGCCCAGGCCGTGGACGACTGGCGGGCGCGGCGGGCCGAGGTGTGCGAGCGGATGATCCTGGAACACCTCGGTGACGGGGAGACCGGCGCCTTCCTGGTCTGGGGCGACCCTTCGCTCTACGACAGCATCATCGCCGTGGTCGACGACGTGCTCGGCCGCGGCAACGCCGACTTCGACGTGCGGGTCCGGCCCGGCATCAGCAGCCTGTCCGCCCTCGTCGCCCGGCACGGGACCACGTTCAACCAGGTGGCCGGGGCGGTGCAGATCACCACCGGGCGGCGGCTCGCCCAGGGGTGGCCGGAGGGGGTGGACGATGTGCTGGTCATGCTCGACGCGCACAACACCTTCCTCCAGCACGTCGGGGAGCCCGGGGCGCACATCCACTGGGGGGCGTACGTGGGGACGGCCGATGAGATCCTGCTGGCCGGGCCGTTGGCGGAGGTCGCCCAGCAGATCGTCGCGGTGCGGGAGAAAGCGCGGGAGCGCAAGGGGTGGATCATGGACAGTTATCTCCTGCGGCGGCCCCGGCGGGGCTGACCGGGTGTGAGTTCCGCACCCTGGGATCGGGTACCGGGGTGCGATACAGTCGCGGCGCTGGTGGTTCCGCCGGATGCCTTCGGGTATCCGGTGGAGGCAAGAGGGAACCCGGTGCGAGTCCGGGACTGCCCCGCAGCGGTGAACGGGAACGAAAGCCGTCATCAAGCACTGCGCGCGAGCGTGGGAAGCGACGGCCGGTAGGCATGAGTTCTGCGCCCGTGAGTCCGAAGACCTGCCACCGGCCCGGGTACCCGACGTGGGTGCCCGGTGTCCGGAGACCTCTCGGGTGGGTCTGGGCGGACGTGGCCTCGTGCTGCGCGCTTGACGTGCCCCCAGGGTTTCCTGACGTCCGTGCACGCTCGCGAGGAGAGAGCTTGTGACCAGCGGAATCGGGGCCACCGTCCTCGGCTACCCCAGGATCGGACCGCGCCGCGAACTGAAGCGCGCGGTGGAGCGGTACTGGGCCAGCGAGATCGACCAGGACGCCCTGCTGGGTGTCGCCAAGGACCTGCGTGCCGCCACCTGGGCGGAGCTGCGGGACGCCGGGCTGGACTCCATCCCGTCGAACACGTTCTCCTTCTACGACCAGGTATTGGACACCGCCGTGCTCGTCGGCGCCGTGCCCGCCCGGTTCCAGCGGGGGAACGACCTCGACACCTACTTCGCCGCCGCGCGCGGCACCGACGAGGTGCCGCCGCTGGAGATGACGAAGTGGTTCGACACCAACTACCACTACCTGGTGCCCGAGATCGACGCGGACACCGCGTTCGCGCTCAAGGCCGACGGCAAGCCCCTCGCCGAGTACCGCGAGGCCCGCGAGCTCGGCGTCACCACCCGCCCGGTGGTCCTCGGGCCGCTGACGTTCCTGCTGCTGGCCAAGGGCGCCGATCCGCTCTCGCGCCTGGACGACCTCGTCGAGGTCTACGTCGAGCTGCTCGGCGCGCTCGCCGCCGAGGGCGTGGAGTGGGTGCAGCTGGACGAGCCCGCCTTCGCCGCCGACCGCACGCCCGAGGAGCTGGTCGCGCTCGGCCGCGCCTACACCCGCCTGTCCGGGCTGGCCGTCCGGCCGAAGATCCTGGTCACCGGCTACTACGGTTCGCTCGGCCCAGCGCTGACCGAGCTGGCCGGTACCACCGTCGAGGCCATCGGCGTGGACCTGGTGGCGGGCAACACCGACGGCATCGCCAGCGTGCCCGCGCTGCGGGACAAGACCCTGGTGCTGGGCCTGGTGGACGGGCGCAACGTGTGGCGCACCGACCTGCGCGAGGCGCTGGCCGTCGCGGCCTCGCTGCTCGGCTCCGCGCGCGAGGTGGTCGCCTCGACCTCCTCGACGCTGCTGCACGTGCCCTACGACCTGGACGCGGAAACCGGCCTGGAGCCGGAGGTCCGCTCACGCCTGGCGTTCGCGCGGCAGAAGGTCCGCGAGGTCGTGCTGCTCGGCCAGGCGCTGCGCGAGGGCGCGACCGGGGCGTGGGCCGACCAGGCCGACCAGCCCCTCGCCGAACCGCGGTACGACGAGGGCGTGCGCGCCCGCGCCGCCGCGCTGACCGCGGCCGACCGGGAGCGCGCCCCGTACGCCGAGCGCGCCGCCGAGCAGGACGCGCTCCTGGGCCTGCCGCCGTTGGCCACCACCACGATCGGCTCGTTCCCGCAGACCGGCGACATCCGCACCGCGCGTGCCGGGCTGCGCACCGGGTCGCTGACCCAGGAGCAGTACGAGGAGCGGATGCGCGCGGAGATCGAGCGCGTGATCCGGCTGCAGGAGGAGATCGGGCTGGACGTGCTGGTGCACGGCGAGCCCGAGCGCAACGACATGGTGCAGTACTTCGCCGAGCTCCTCGACGGCTGCGCCACCACCGAGCTGGGCTGGGTGCAGTCCTACGGTTCGCGGTGCGTGCGCCCGCCGATCATCCACGGCGACGTCACCCGCCCCACGCCGATGACGGTGGCGTGGAGCACCTACGCACAGTCGCTGACGGACAAGCCGGTCAAGGGCATGCTCACCGGCCCGGTCACGATCCTGGCGTGGTCGTTCGTGCGCGACGACCAGCCGCTGGGCCGGACCGCCGACCAGGTGGCCCTGGCGCTGCGCGAGGAGATCGCCGACCTGGAGGCCGCGGGCATCCGCATCATCCAGGTCGACGAGCCCGCCCTGCGCGAGCTGCTGCCGCTGCGCGCGGCCGAGCAGCCGGACTACCTCGAGTGGTCGGTCGGCTCCTTCCGCCTCGCGGTGGCGGGCGCGGCCCCGGGCACGCAGATCCACACGCACCTCTGCTACTCGGAGTTCAGCGAGGTCATCGACGCGATCGACGGCCTGGGCGCGGACGTGACCACCATCGAGGCCGCGCGGTCCAAGATGGAGGTGCTGGACGACTTGCGCGCCACCGGTTTCAGCCGGGGTGTCGGGCCGGGGGTGTACGACATCCACTCGCCGCGTGTGCCCAGCCAGGAGGAGATCACCGAGCTGGTGGCCGCCGCCGCGGCCGCGATCCCGCCGAAGCGCCTGTGGATCAACCCCGACTGCGGCCTGAAGACCCGCGGTTACGCCGAGGTCGACCCCGCGCTGCGCCACCTGGTGCACGCCGCCAAGGCGGTGCGGGAGAAGCTGGGCTGAGGCCCAGGGGTGCGGTGCGCGGGAGGGACCCCCGCGCACCGCACCATTCCCCACCACGTCTTTTCGCCCACAGTGAAAGCCGCCACCCGACCCGGTGACCACTGGTGGTGACCGCCCGGTCACAGTGCTACGTTCGGCCCAACGTACTACTACGTCTGGGGAGACGGCGTTGAAGCGCTCGTTCATGCGGTTGTGGTTGGCAGTACTGGGAATCCTCGCGCTGACCGGGGTGCTGGTGCCCGGCTCGGCGCTGGCCGTGGACTACCCGGGTGGCAAGCGGATCTACGCGGTCACCGTCGGGCAGGTCGCGCCGGTGGGCACGGCGCCCACGGGCAAGGAGTTCTCCCGGCTGGCCATGTACTACTTCAACGGGGACGGGACGGTGCGGGAGGCGTTCTGGTTCTGGAGCTGGGACCAGGGGTACCCGTCGCCGGTGATCCGCACGAGCTCGGCCGGGTGCGACAACTGCGCGATCCACACCGCGGGCGGGTTCCAGGCCGGGGCGAAGACCAAGGAGCTCAACGGGAAGTACGCCGTCAGTGGCAACAAGCTCACGATCACCTGGTCGAACGGGGCCGTGGAGTACTGGAACGTGGCCACGCCCGAGCCCGGGATCAGTGTCATCGGACTGACCGGGTCCAGCTACGGCGCGAACGTGGGGCAGGGCTACGGCAGCAACGCCAGCAGCGACCTGTCGGTGCCGATCACCAAGCTGCCCAAGAAGGTCTACCTCGGCCGCTACCACCACAACCTCTACATCGTCGACACCGGGAAGCTGTCCTCGGACACCGCGCCGTCCAAACTGGACCTGGCCCAGGCGGGGTGGAAGCAGTGCAACGAGAACTGCCTCAGCGGTGCCTTCCCCGCCTCGGAGAACGCCTGCACCAAATGCGGCGCCGGTGAGCAGCGGGTGAACCGCACCTACCTGGCCTCCGAGGGCGGTCGGAAGAACTACTACGAGCACTTCTGCACCTGCCTGCGCCAGGGCACCACCCCGTGTTACGCCGGGGGTTCGCACGTCAAGCCGGAACTGCAGGTCATCGACGACTCCGGACGCTTCCGCGGCTGGGTCGGCGTCGAGGCGCAGAACCGGGTCGCCCAGCGCGGCACCCTCGGGGTGCACTGGCACACCGACGTCTGAGCCGGGTTGCTGGGAGGGGCGCGGGTCGTCCGCGCCCCGCGCCGCGTGAGCTGCTGACACGGCGCGTGATTCCGTGTTGTCGCAGACGGTTCGCGTGTTGTGGTCCTTGTCGGCGATGATCCGTTCGGGTTGCCGTGGGATGCTGGTGGCTCCTCACGCAACCTTGGTCGGGGGCGTCCAGGTCCGGATCGGCGAGTTGGTGGCGGACCCGGTCTTGGCCGGGGCGCGTGGGACCGTGGGCAGATCGAGGAGCTTGCTGGTCAGATCGTCCCGGAAGCGGCCGGTGGTCCGCAGCCGCTGATCCAGTCCACAGTGGACTTGTTGGTGGTGGAGGAGGGAGTCGAACCCTCCGTGTCGCGAGGACGCCCGAGTTACAGTCGGGTGAGGCTCCACAGCCCCGTCTCCACCCAGCAAAAAAGCCGCCCGGCTGGGACGGCTCCACCTCACCTGGCGCGGTGTGCGTCAGGTTGGGGAACCGCGTTCCTGATACCGGGTGCTCGTCATGGCTGCTCCTCCGTGGTGGTGTGGGGACAGCCTGCCTGGGGATCCTGTTCTGGGACAACCGAATATCCGGGCTGCCAGAACCGGGCGGGTTGTGGCTGGCCCTGGCGACTGTGGGGCGGTCGTGCTCGGGGGTGGTGGTGGCCGTGCGGGTTGAACCGGCCAATGGGGACATTACCGTCAGTGGGGGACAGCGGCATTGACCAAGTAAAGAAGGTTTCCTAATCTCGGGTCATGTCTGAGCCTCCGCCACGTCTCCAGGAGCACTACGACGACAGCATGCGGCGGTTCTCCCGTCGCAGCGCACTCCGGTTCGGAGCCCTCGGTGGGGCCACGATCGCCGCTGGTGGGGTGCTCGCCCCGGTTGCCGCGGCCAGTTCGCCCACCGTGTTGGTGCATGCCGAGACCGTTGCCGGGGCCGCGTTGCGGCCGTTCGGGCGGCATCTTGCCTTCGGGGCCGACTCCTCGCGGTCGGTGGTGGTGTCCTGGCAGGTGCCCGCGCAGGTGAGCGCGCCCTACCTGCGGTTCGGCACCTCGCCGGGGGAGTACGGGCAGGCCGTGCCCGCCGAGGTGCGTGCGCTGACCAGCGACCTTGCCTGGCAGCAGCCCGACCACACCTTCTCGCCGCACCTGGCCAAGGCCATCACGCAGTACTACCTGCACGTGCGCCTCGACGACCTGGTGCCCGGCACCACCTACTACTACGTGCTGGGGCACCAGGGTTACGACCCGTTGACCAGTGGGCGGCTCGGCGAGGTCGCGACCTTCCGGACCGCGCCCACCCCGGCGAGCACCGGGGCGTTCTCCTTCACCGCCTTCGGGGACCAGGGTGTCGGGTACAACGCGCTGGCCACCAACAGCCTCGTCGCCGACCTCGCGCCGCGGTTCCACCTGGCCATGGGGGACATGAGCTACGCGCTCAACGGTGAGGGCGGCCACCCGGCCGAGGACGTCTACGACGCCCGCAAGTGGGACTCCTTCTTCGCCCAGAACGAGCCCATCGCCGCGGAGATCCCGTGGATGGTCTCTCTCGGCAACCACGAGATGGAGGGCTGGTACGACTACCACGGCTACGGCGGCATGCGCGCCCGCTTCACCATGCCGGACAACGCCTGGACCGGGTCGACCTGCATCTACTCCTGGCGGTACCAGAACGTCGGGATGATCAGCCTGGACGGCAACGACATCTGCTACAACAGCCCGGCCAACCTCAACTACACCGAGGGCAGGCAGCAGGAGTGGCTGGCCGCGCAGCTGGCGAGGTTCCGCGCCGATGCCACGATCGACTTCATCGTCGTCTACTGCCACCAGTGCACCTACTCCACCTCCGACTCCAACGGCGCCGAGCTGGGGGCACAGCAGAAGTGGGCGCCGCTGTTCGACCGCTACCAGGTGGACCTGGTGCTCAACGGGCACAACCACGTCTACGAGCGCACCGACCCCATCCGTGCGGGCAAGGCCGGTAGGAAAGCGCCTTCCCGGAGCACGGTCGACCCGGTGCGCGACGGCACCACCTACATCACCGCCGGGGGCGGTGGAGAGAGCGTCAACAAGTGGGTGGACCGGAGCATCGCCGACTCCTACCTGGGCAACGTCAAGGACGCCACCGCCACCATGCGCGTGGACGAGGAGGACGGCACCGAGAACAAGATCAAGGTCGGCTGGTCGCGGGTGCGCTACCGGGGCTACAGCCTGGTGGTGGCCGAGGTGACCCCGGCGGTCAACGGCAACCCCGCCCAGCTGGTCGTCCGCGCGCTCACCGAGAAGGGCGCGGTGCTCGACGAGATCACCGTGCGCAGGAGCTGATCCCCATGGCGCAGAAGCAACGCCCCCTCGGCCGCCACCTGGCCTACGGCGCGGACCCGTCGACGCAGGTGGTGGTCTCCTGGCAGGTGCTGGACCCGGTGACCGGGCCGTACCTGCGGCTGGCAACGGGCTCCGGCGGGTTCGGCCAGCCGATCGCCGCCGAGCCGCGCAGGCTGGACAGCCAGCTGTCCTGGCAGCAGCCCGAGCACGAGTTCCCGCCGCACGCCCCGGCCAGCATGAGCCAGCACTACCTGCACGTGCGGCTGGGCAACCTGACGCCGGGCACGACCTACCGGTACGTGGTGGGCCACCAGGGCTACGACCCCCTCGCGAGCGGCCGCATCGGCGAGATCGCCACCTTCCGCACCGCCCCGAGCGCCGGTGCGGGCACCCCGTTCACCTTCACCGCGGTCGGCGACCACGGCGTGGGCTACAACGCGCGCAGACTCAACAGCCTGGTGGCCGACCTGGCGCCGAGCTTCCACCTGTCCCTGGGCAACCTCGCCTACGCCATCACCAAGGGCACCGAGAACGCCGAGGGCGGCCACACCGGCACCGACCGGTTCGACGCGGGCCGCTGGGACTCCCACCTCGCCCAGAACGACCCCCTGGCCAGCGGTCTGCCCTGGATGGTCACCCCGGGCAACCGGGAGATGGAGCACTGGTACGGCGCACCCGGCTACGCGGGGCTCAAGGCGCGGTTCACCATGCCGGACAACGCCTGGAACGGTGCCACCGGCGCCTACTCCTGGCGGTACCAGAACCTCGGGCTGCTCAGCCTGGACGGCAACGACATCTGCTCCCGCAACTCCGCGAACCTCGACTACAGCAAGGGCAAGCAGCTGTCCTGGCTGGACGCCCAGCTGGGGAGGTTCCGCGCGGACCGCACGATCGACTTCGTGGTGGTGTACCTGCACCACGCCACCTACTCCACCGCGGACGCGGGCGGCGCCGAGGCCGTGGCCCAGCAGAAGTGGGCGCCGCTGTTCGACAAGCACAAGGTCGACCTGGTGCTCAACGCCCACAACCGCCTCTACGAGCGCACCGACCCGATCCGCGCGGGCAAGGCCACCAAACAGGTCAAGCCCCGCGGCACGGTCGTCCCGGCCACCGACGGCACCACCTACGTCACGGTCGGCGGCGGCGGGCAGGCACTCGACGCCTTCTACCAGGACGCGCCGGAGAGCTACCTGGACCACGAGAACACCGGCGGCACGCCGACGATGAAGTGCTTCAAGAAGAACAGCACCAGCCACACCGACACCAAGGTGGGCTGGTCGCGGGTGCGCTACCGGGGCTATGGGCTGGTCGCGGTCGAGGTGAGCCCGGCGGTGAACGGCGCGGTGGCACGGATGGTGCTGCGGTCCTTGGCGGAGGACGGCACCCCGGTCGACGAGATCACCGTCCGCCGCGCCTAGGTCGTGCCCGGGCGGGTCGGCGAACCCGGCCCGCCCGCGGCCTCGATCACCTCGCCGAGCAGGTCGCGTGCCCCGGCCAGCTCGACCAGGGCCCGTTCGATGCGCGCCTTCTCCGCCTCCAGCTCCGCGACGAGCCGGGGCGTGGCGCGTTCGGACGGGCCGCCGTCGGCATCGCGCATGCACGGCAGCAGCTCGGCGATCTTGCGGCTGTGCAGGCCCGCCGCGAACAGCTCCTGCACCCGGATGACGCGGTCCACGGCCGACTCCGGGTAGTCGCGGTGCCCGCCGGGCGTGCGCGTGGGCAGCAGCAGTCCCTGTTCCTCGTAGTAGCGCAGGGACCGTTCACTCACGCCGGTCCGCCGGGCCAGCTCACCGATGCGCACGCGTGCCTCCGCGACTTGAACTTCACACTGGTGTCAGGTTCTACCGTACCGGCATGACAACCCCGCCCTACCTCTACCGCCCGATCGTCGACCGCCCGCCGCTGCGCTGGCCCGGGGGCAAGCGGGTCGCGGTCTACGTGGGGCTCAACGTCGAGCACTTCGTGCCCGGCCTGCCGTCCACCAGCATCTGGCCGCCGACCGCCGAGCTGGTGCCCGACCCGCTCAACCACGGCTGGCGCGACTACGGCAACCGCGTCGGCATCTGGCGCCTGGCCGGGATCCTGGACCGGCACGGCGTGCGCGCCAGCGTGCTGCTCAACTCCGCCGTGGCCGAGCACTATCCGCGGATCATCGAGGCGGGCCGGGCCCGGGACTGGGCGTGGCTGGCGCACGGCCGCACGAACTCCGTGCTGCACAACGGGTTCGGGCCGCAGGAGGAACGGGAGGTGCTCACCGACATCGTGCGCACGATCACCGAGGCCACCGGGCGGCCGCCGCGGGGCTGGATGGGCCCGGCGCTGTCGGAGACCGAGCACACGCCGGAGCTGCTGGCCGAGCTGGGGTTCGGCTACCTGCTGGACTGGACCAACGACGACCAGCCCTACGAGCTGACCGTGCCCGGCATGCTCAGCGTGCCTTACACGGTCGAGCTCAACGACCTGCAGGTCTTCGCCAAGCACACCGGGCCGGACTTCCTGGAGATGGTCAAGGACGCGCACGAGGTGCTGGCCGAGGAGGGCGGACGGGTGCTGCCGCTCGCGCTGCACCCGTTCGTCATCGGCCAGCCCTTCCGCGCCAAGTACCTGGACCTGGCGCTCGGCTACCTCGCCGCCCAGCCGGACGTGTGGCTGACCACCAGCGACGAGATCGCCGAGCACTACCGCGGCACGCTCAGCCGGTGAGGTCCAGGCGGGGCCACGACGCCAGCGCCGCCAACAACCCCCGGTCGTGCGTGGCCACGACCACCGCCGCCCGCGTCGCGGACACCGCCTCGGTCAGCTCGTCCACCAGCGCGGGCGAGAGGTGGTTGGTCGGCTCGTCGAAGACCAGCAGGTCCGGCCGCGAGGCCAGCCGCAGCGCGAGGTCCAGGCGGCGCTGCTGCCCCAGGGACAGCCGTGCCACCGGCGTGCGGGCGGCCTCGCGGTCCAGCAGCCCCGAGGCGGTGGGCGACCCGGCCAGCCCGCGCCGCTCGAACAGCTGCCACGCGGTCAGCTCGCCCGGCCACTCCGGCACCTCCTGCGCGACCAGCTCGACCCGCGCCCCCGGCACCCGGTGCACCCGCCCCCGCACCGGCGCCAGCGCCCCGGTCAGCAGGGCGAGCAGCGTGGACTTGCCGGAACCGTTGGCCCCGGTGACCAGCAGCCGGTCCCCGCCGTCGACGGTGATCGACACCGGACGCTCCAGCCGCCCGGGCACCCGCACCTCCTCCACCCGGACCAGCCCGGCCCCGGCCCGGGTACCGGACTCCGGCCAGCGCAACGACATCGGCGGCTCGGGCACGGTGACCCGGTGCGCGGCCAGGTCCTCGCGCGCCCGGTTGAGCGCCTGCACCACGCCGGGCGCGCGGGACTGGCGCTGGTGCTTGCCGGTGCCCTTGTCCGGGCGCCAGCCGGTGCTCAGCCGGTTGCGCGCCTGGTCCAGGGCGGCGGCCAGCTCCCGCTGCGAAGCCTGCTGCTCCTCGTACTCCTGCACCCAGCGCGCCCGGTCCCGCCGCCGACCCTCCCGCCAGGCGGCGTAACCCCCGGCGTACAGGCGCGGCCGGCCGTCCTGGCTGGGGTCCAGGTCGAGGAACTCGGTCGCGACCTCGCGCAGCAGCGTGCGGTCGTGGCTGACCAGGGCCAGCCCGCCGCGGTGGCTGCGCAGGCGTTCGGTGAGGAAGGCCAGGCCCCCGGCGTCGAGGTGGTTGCTGGGCTCGTCCAGCAGCAGCAGGTCGTGCCCGGCGCTGAGCAGGCAGGCCAGGCGCACGCGGTAGCGCTGCCCGACCGAGAGCGTGCGCAGCTCGCGGTCCCGGTCGGTGCAGGCGCCCAGCCCGGCCAGCGCGATGTCCAGGCGCCGCTCGGCGTCCCAGGCGTCCAGGCGGGTGGCGGCCTCCAGGGCCCGCGCGTACTCCTCGTCGGCGTCGGCACCCCGCGTGAGCGCGTCGGTGGCGAGGTCGAGGGCGTGCAGGGCGGCCCGGGAGGCGTGCAGCGCCTCCTCGGTCAGCGAACCGACCGTGCCCGCGGCGTCCAGTGCCTGCCGGGACAGGCCGAACGTGCCGACCCGGTGCACAGTCCCCTGGTCGGGCACGCGCAGCCCGGCGAGCACGTGCAGCAGCGTGGTCTTGCCGCGCCCGTTCTCCCCGACCACGGCCAGGCGGGACCGGGTGGAGACGGTGACGGACAGGTCGGTGAACAGCGCGCGCCCGCCGAGGGTGACCGACACCCCGGTGGCGCGCAGATGGGAAACGTTGGTGGACAAGAGGATGCTCCGCAGCTCTGGGAGGAGCCGGGCAGCACTGGACGCGCCGCCCGGTACAGGACCGGAACGGCGGGCAGGGAGGAGAACCCGGTGCGCCGCCGTCAGGCGGGGGACCAGGGGCGCATGACCGCGCGCGAACCCGCGAAGCACATGGCGGCCACGGTAGCCGCGGCCGGGGGAGCGGCCAACCGAATAAAAGAGCCCGGTGCGCGGATCAACCGCGCACCGGGCAACCGCCGGGCAGGTGCTGGCCTCTAGTCGCCAGGCGGGTGACTCAGCACGACCACGCCGTCGTGGTCGCTGACCAGGTACTCGCCGGGCCGGAAGGTGACCCCGCCGAAGGCCACCTCCACGTCCACCTCGCCGAGCCCGGCCTTGCCGCTGCGGCGCGGGTTGGTGCCCAGCGCCTTGATGCCCAGGTCCAGCGTGGCCAGCACCGCGCTGTCCCGGACCGCGCCCCGGATGAGCAGGCCGTGCCAGCCGTTGGCCCGCGCCGTGGCCGCGATCTGGTCGCCGACCAGGGCCGTGTGCACCGAGGCGCCGCCGTCGACCACCAGGACCCGGCCCTCGCCGTTCTCCGACAGGACCGCCTTGACCAGCGCGTTGTCGTGCTGGCAGCGGACCGTGCG
Proteins encoded in this region:
- a CDS encoding polysaccharide deacetylase family protein codes for the protein MTTPPYLYRPIVDRPPLRWPGGKRVAVYVGLNVEHFVPGLPSTSIWPPTAELVPDPLNHGWRDYGNRVGIWRLAGILDRHGVRASVLLNSAVAEHYPRIIEAGRARDWAWLAHGRTNSVLHNGFGPQEEREVLTDIVRTITEATGRPPRGWMGPALSETEHTPELLAELGFGYLLDWTNDDQPYELTVPGMLSVPYTVELNDLQVFAKHTGPDFLEMVKDAHEVLAEEGGRVLPLALHPFVIGQPFRAKYLDLALGYLAAQPDVWLTTSDEIAEHYRGTLSR
- the rraA gene encoding ribonuclease E activity regulator RraA, with the protein product MSRPTAAAPVATADLADREGPAVRSCDSQFRQYGGRLTFAGTIRTVRCQHDNALVKAVLSENGEGRVLVVDGGASVHTALVGDQIAATARANGWHGLLIRGAVRDSAVLATLDLGIKALGTNPRRSGKAGLGEVDVEVAFGGVTFRPGEYLVSDHDGVVVLSHPPGD
- a CDS encoding ATP-binding cassette domain-containing protein; translation: MSTNVSHLRATGVSVTLGGRALFTDLSVTVSTRSRLAVVGENGRGKTTLLHVLAGLRVPDQGTVHRVGTFGLSRQALDAAGTVGSLTEEALHASRAALHALDLATDALTRGADADEEYARALEAATRLDAWDAERRLDIALAGLGACTDRDRELRTLSVGQRYRVRLACLLSAGHDLLLLDEPSNHLDAGGLAFLTERLRSHRGGLALVSHDRTLLREVATEFLDLDPSQDGRPRLYAGGYAAWREGRRRDRARWVQEYEEQQASQRELAAALDQARNRLSTGWRPDKGTGKHQRQSRAPGVVQALNRAREDLAAHRVTVPEPPMSLRWPESGTRAGAGLVRVEEVRVPGRLERPVSITVDGGDRLLVTGANGSGKSTLLALLTGALAPVRGRVHRVPGARVELVAQEVPEWPGELTAWQLFERRGLAGSPTASGLLDREAARTPVARLSLGQQRRLDLALRLASRPDLLVFDEPTNHLSPALVDELTEAVSATRAAVVVATHDRGLLAALASWPRLDLTG